The window AGAGGGCTAAGAGGTTTAAAGCACAAAGTACTTTCACATGATGTATTAACAAGTTTATCAAGACAAAGAGCATATCCAAGCCCCTCATCAACCATAAGGGATGCATTAAAGACAAGGTTATACGTTGCGATTATATTTAATTTACTAAGATCTTTAACTCCCCAGCCGGCTATTTGATTTTCAACTAAAGATTGTCTAGAAATAAGAAGAGGTATATTTTCTAAATCAGTTATTTTGATATATTCTTTAGAAGCAAGTTGTGAAGTTTTTTTCATAAGTAATCCCCAAATATCTGTTGTGGGAAATTTTAAATAGTTATAACTTTCTAAATTACCTGGTCCAACTAAAATTCCAAAATCCAATAACCCATTGTCTAGTTTTTCAGTGATATCATCTGCATTACCACTGTATAGATGGAAACGAATATTAGGGTATTTATTTTGTAATTTGATCATAGTCTTAGCAATAAATCTCACAGAATCAGTTTCTCCACCACCAATATATATATCACCACTAATCTCTTCATTCTGATTTTTAAACTCTATTTCAGTTCGTTCAGCGAGCTCTACAATCTCTTCAGCTCTTTTGCGAAACCTAATTCCATCCTCTGTAAGAGTAATTTTTCTATTTTTATTTCCACGAACTAAAAGTTTAGTTCCGAGTTGATTTTCAAGTTCTATAATCTGTCTTGAAAGAGTAGGCTGTGTTATATATAAAGTTTCAGCAGCTTTTATAATACTTCTTTCTCTTGTTATTGCTAAAAAATATTTTAAAATTCGAAGTTCCATTATAATCCTCCTAAGGTTATTTTGCTAAATTATATAATACATTCATATGCTTTTCAAGCATATAAATGTATTCAAAATAGGTATTTGTTATTTCAATTGTATTTTGTTAAAGTATATTTGAAAAAAATATATT of the Cetobacterium sp. ZOR0034 genome contains:
- a CDS encoding LysR family transcriptional regulator, encoding MELRILKYFLAITRERSIIKAAETLYITQPTLSRQIIELENQLGTKLLVRGNKNRKITLTEDGIRFRKRAEEIVELAERTEIEFKNQNEEISGDIYIGGGETDSVRFIAKTMIKLQNKYPNIRFHLYSGNADDITEKLDNGLLDFGILVGPGNLESYNYLKFPTTDIWGLLMKKTSQLASKEYIKITDLENIPLLISRQSLVENQIAGWGVKDLSKLNIIATYNLVFNASLMVDEGLGYALCLDKLVNTSCESTLCFKPLSPLLEVNLDIIWKKNQVFSKAAKKFLEFLQIEFNQI